From a region of the Erinaceus europaeus chromosome 14, mEriEur2.1, whole genome shotgun sequence genome:
- the HGS gene encoding hepatocyte growth factor-regulated tyrosine kinase substrate isoform X3: protein MGRGSGTFERLLDKATSHLLLETDWESILQICDLIRQGDTQAKYAVSSIKKKVNDKNPHVALYALEVMESVVKNCGQTVHDEVANKQTMEELKELLKRQVEVSVRSKILYLIQAWAHAFRNEPKYKVVQDTYQILKVEGHVFPEFKESDAMFAAERAPDWVDAEECHRCRVQFGVVTRKHHCRACGQIFCGKCSSKYSTIPKFGIEKEVRVCEPCYEQLNKKSEGKAASTTELPPEYLTSPLSQQSQLPPKRDETALQEEEELQLALALSQSEAEEKERMRQKSTYATYPKAEPAPVASSAPPASSLYSSPVNSSAPLAEDIDPELARYLNRNYWEKKQEDARRSPTPSAPAPMTEPTTQPGEGHTAPTATLETSLPEVDSQPMTSSSGPYSEQYQNGESEESHEQFLKALQNAVTTFVNRMKSNHVRGRSITNDSAVLSLFQSINGMHPQLLELLNHLDERRLYYEGLQDKLAQIRDARGALSALREEHREKLRRAAEEAERQRQIQLAQKLEIMRQKKQEYLEVQRQLAIQRLQEQEKERQMRLEQQKQTIQMRAQMPAFSLPYAQLQAMPAAGGVLYQPSGPTTYPGTFSPASSVEGSPMHTLYMSQPAAAASGPYPSMPAAGADPSMVSAYMYPAGATTAQAAPQGPTGPTASPAYSSYQPTPTQAYQNLMTTLPSQDTSMQPAQQAYITAQQPLYQQVAPSGGPPQQQPTMAQQAPAPGPPVHSSEAQLISFD from the exons ATGGGGCGCGGCAGCGGCACCTTCGAGCGTTTGCTAG ACAAAGCAACCAGTCACCTTCTACTGGAGACCGACTGGGAGTCCATCCTGCAGATCTGTGATCTGATCCGCCAGGGGGACACACA AGCAAAATATGCTGTTAGTTCCATCAAGAAGAAAGTCAATGATAAGAACCCGCATGTGGCCTTGTACGCCCTAGAG GTCATGGAGTCTGTGGTGAAGAACTGTGGGCAAACAGTGCACGACGAGGTGGCCAACAAGCAGACCATGGAGGAGCTCAAGGAGCTGCTCAAG CGGCAGGTGGAAGTCAGTGTGCGCAGCAAGATCCTCTACCTGATCCAGGCCTGGGCACATGCTTTCCGCAACGAGCCCAAGTACAAGGTGGTGCAGGACACCTACCAGATCCTGAAGGTGGAAG GACACGTCTTCCCAGAGTTCAAAGAGAGCGATGCCATGTTTGCTGCAGAAAGA GCTCCCGACTGGGTGGATGCTGAAGAGTGTCACCGCTGCAGGGTACAATTTGGGGTGGTGACTCGCAAG CACCACTGCCGTGCGTGCGGCCAGATCTTCTGCGGCAAGTGCTCCTCCAAGTACTCCACTATCCCCAAGTTTGGCATCGAGAAGGAGGTGCGTGTTTGCGAGCCCTGCTACGAGCAGCTGAACAA GAAGTCAGAAGGGAAGGCTGCCTCCACCACTGAGCTGCCCCCGGAATACCTGACCAGCCCCCTGTCCCAGCAGTCCCAG CTACCCCCCAAGAGGGATGAGACAGCTctccaggaggaagaggagctgcAGCTGGCATTGGCCCTGTCGCAGTCAGAGgctgaggagaaggagaggatg AGACAGAAGTCCACTTATGCCACATACCCCAAGGCCGAGCCAGCCCCTGTGGCCTCGTCTGCGCCCCCAGCTAGCAGCCTGTACTCCTCGCCTGTG AACTCGTCAGCGCCCCTGGCTGAGGACATTGACCCAGAG CTCGCCAGGTACCTCAACCGCAACTACTGGGAAAAGAAGCAGGAGGATGCCCGCAGGAGCCCCACACCATCTGCACCTGCACCCATGACAGAGCCTACCACCCAGCCTGGGGAGGGGCACACGGCCCCCACTGCCACACTGGAG ACCTCCCTTCCAGAAGTGGACTCCCAGCCCATGACTTCCTCCAGTGGCCCCTATAGTGAG CAATACCAGAATGGGGAGTCTGAGGAGAGCCATGAGCAGTTCCTGAAGGCCTTGCAGAATGCTGTCACCACCTTCGTCAATCGCATGAAGAGCAACCACGTCCGAGGCCGCAGCATCACCAATGACTCGGCTGTGCTCTCGCTCTTCCAGTCCATCAATGGCATGCACCCCCAGCTCCTCGAGCTGCTCAACCATCTGGATGAGCGCAGGC TGTACTATGAGGGGCTGCAGGACAAGCTGGCACAGATCCGCGATGCCCGAGGGGCCCTCAGCGCCCTGCGGGAGGAGCACCGGGAGAAACTGCGCAGGGCTGCCGAGGAGGCCGAGCGCCAGCGCCAGATCCAACTGGCTCAGAAGCTGGAGATCATGCGGCAGAAGAAGCAG GAATACCTGGAGGTGCAGAGGCAGCTGGCCATCCAGCGGCTACAGGAGCAAGAAAAGGAGCGGCAGATGCGCCTGGAGCAACAGAAGCAGACCATCCAGATGCGGGCCCAAATGCCAGCCTTCTCGCTGCCCTATGCCCAG CTCCAGGCCATGCCTGCGGCAGGGGGCGTGCTGTACCAGCCCTCGGGTCCCACAACCTACCCAGGTACCTTCAGCCCGGCCAGCTCAGTGGAAGGCTCCCCCATGCACACCCTGTACATGAGCCAGCCCGCCGCAGCCGCCAGTGGCCCCTACCCTAGCATGCCTGCTGCTGGAGCAG ACCCCAGCATGGTGAGTGCCTACATGTACCCTGCGGGAGCCACCACTGCCCAAGCTGCCCCACAGGGCCCCACTGGACCCACAGCCAGCCCAGCATACTCGTCCTACCAGCCCACTCCCACACAGGCCTACCAG aaTCTCATGACCACCCTCCCCAGCCAAGACACATCGATGCAGCCTGCACAGCAGGCCTACATCACTGCGCAGCAGCCCCTGTACCAGCAG GTGGCACCCTCTGGTGGCCCGCCGCAGCAGCAACCCACCATGGCCCAGCAGGCCCCTGCACCGGGGCCACCCGTCCACAGCAGCGAAGCCCAACTCATCTCCTTTGATTAA
- the HGS gene encoding hepatocyte growth factor-regulated tyrosine kinase substrate isoform X1 codes for MGRGSGTFERLLDKATSHLLLETDWESILQICDLIRQGDTQAKYAVSSIKKKVNDKNPHVALYALEVMESVVKNCGQTVHDEVANKQTMEELKELLKRQVEVSVRSKILYLIQAWAHAFRNEPKYKVVQDTYQILKVEGHVFPEFKESDAMFAAERAPDWVDAEECHRCRVQFGVVTRKHHCRACGQIFCGKCSSKYSTIPKFGIEKEVRVCEPCYEQLNKKSEGKAASTTELPPEYLTSPLSQQSQLPPKRDETALQEEEELQLALALSQSEAEEKERMRQKSTYATYPKAEPAPVASSAPPASSLYSSPVNSSAPLAEDIDPELARYLNRNYWEKKQEDARRSPTPSAPAPMTEPTTQPGEGHTAPTATLETSLPEVDSQPMTSSSGPYSEQYQNGESEESHEQFLKALQNAVTTFVNRMKSNHVRGRSITNDSAVLSLFQSINGMHPQLLELLNHLDERRLYYEGLQDKLAQIRDARGALSALREEHREKLRRAAEEAERQRQIQLAQKLEIMRQKKQEYLEVQRQLAIQRLQEQEKERQMRLEQQKQTIQMRAQMPAFSLPYAQLQAMPAAGGVLYQPSGPTTYPGTFSPASSVEGSPMHTLYMSQPAAAASGPYPSMPAAGADPSMVSAYMYPAGATTAQAAPQGPTGPTASPAYSSYQPTPTQAYQTVASQAPQSLPAMPQPPQSGAMGYLGSQSVSMSYQPYSMQNLMTTLPSQDTSMQPAQQAYITAQQPLYQQVAPSGGPPQQQPTMAQQAPAPGPPVHSSEAQLISFD; via the exons ATGGGGCGCGGCAGCGGCACCTTCGAGCGTTTGCTAG ACAAAGCAACCAGTCACCTTCTACTGGAGACCGACTGGGAGTCCATCCTGCAGATCTGTGATCTGATCCGCCAGGGGGACACACA AGCAAAATATGCTGTTAGTTCCATCAAGAAGAAAGTCAATGATAAGAACCCGCATGTGGCCTTGTACGCCCTAGAG GTCATGGAGTCTGTGGTGAAGAACTGTGGGCAAACAGTGCACGACGAGGTGGCCAACAAGCAGACCATGGAGGAGCTCAAGGAGCTGCTCAAG CGGCAGGTGGAAGTCAGTGTGCGCAGCAAGATCCTCTACCTGATCCAGGCCTGGGCACATGCTTTCCGCAACGAGCCCAAGTACAAGGTGGTGCAGGACACCTACCAGATCCTGAAGGTGGAAG GACACGTCTTCCCAGAGTTCAAAGAGAGCGATGCCATGTTTGCTGCAGAAAGA GCTCCCGACTGGGTGGATGCTGAAGAGTGTCACCGCTGCAGGGTACAATTTGGGGTGGTGACTCGCAAG CACCACTGCCGTGCGTGCGGCCAGATCTTCTGCGGCAAGTGCTCCTCCAAGTACTCCACTATCCCCAAGTTTGGCATCGAGAAGGAGGTGCGTGTTTGCGAGCCCTGCTACGAGCAGCTGAACAA GAAGTCAGAAGGGAAGGCTGCCTCCACCACTGAGCTGCCCCCGGAATACCTGACCAGCCCCCTGTCCCAGCAGTCCCAG CTACCCCCCAAGAGGGATGAGACAGCTctccaggaggaagaggagctgcAGCTGGCATTGGCCCTGTCGCAGTCAGAGgctgaggagaaggagaggatg AGACAGAAGTCCACTTATGCCACATACCCCAAGGCCGAGCCAGCCCCTGTGGCCTCGTCTGCGCCCCCAGCTAGCAGCCTGTACTCCTCGCCTGTG AACTCGTCAGCGCCCCTGGCTGAGGACATTGACCCAGAG CTCGCCAGGTACCTCAACCGCAACTACTGGGAAAAGAAGCAGGAGGATGCCCGCAGGAGCCCCACACCATCTGCACCTGCACCCATGACAGAGCCTACCACCCAGCCTGGGGAGGGGCACACGGCCCCCACTGCCACACTGGAG ACCTCCCTTCCAGAAGTGGACTCCCAGCCCATGACTTCCTCCAGTGGCCCCTATAGTGAG CAATACCAGAATGGGGAGTCTGAGGAGAGCCATGAGCAGTTCCTGAAGGCCTTGCAGAATGCTGTCACCACCTTCGTCAATCGCATGAAGAGCAACCACGTCCGAGGCCGCAGCATCACCAATGACTCGGCTGTGCTCTCGCTCTTCCAGTCCATCAATGGCATGCACCCCCAGCTCCTCGAGCTGCTCAACCATCTGGATGAGCGCAGGC TGTACTATGAGGGGCTGCAGGACAAGCTGGCACAGATCCGCGATGCCCGAGGGGCCCTCAGCGCCCTGCGGGAGGAGCACCGGGAGAAACTGCGCAGGGCTGCCGAGGAGGCCGAGCGCCAGCGCCAGATCCAACTGGCTCAGAAGCTGGAGATCATGCGGCAGAAGAAGCAG GAATACCTGGAGGTGCAGAGGCAGCTGGCCATCCAGCGGCTACAGGAGCAAGAAAAGGAGCGGCAGATGCGCCTGGAGCAACAGAAGCAGACCATCCAGATGCGGGCCCAAATGCCAGCCTTCTCGCTGCCCTATGCCCAG CTCCAGGCCATGCCTGCGGCAGGGGGCGTGCTGTACCAGCCCTCGGGTCCCACAACCTACCCAGGTACCTTCAGCCCGGCCAGCTCAGTGGAAGGCTCCCCCATGCACACCCTGTACATGAGCCAGCCCGCCGCAGCCGCCAGTGGCCCCTACCCTAGCATGCCTGCTGCTGGAGCAG ACCCCAGCATGGTGAGTGCCTACATGTACCCTGCGGGAGCCACCACTGCCCAAGCTGCCCCACAGGGCCCCACTGGACCCACAGCCAGCCCAGCATACTCGTCCTACCAGCCCACTCCCACACAGGCCTACCAG ACTGTGGCCTCACAGGCCCCGCAGAGCCTCCCGGCcatgccccagcccccacagtctGGTGCCATGGGCTACCTGGGGAGCCAGTCTGTATCCATGAGCTACCAGCCTTACAGCATGCAG aaTCTCATGACCACCCTCCCCAGCCAAGACACATCGATGCAGCCTGCACAGCAGGCCTACATCACTGCGCAGCAGCCCCTGTACCAGCAG GTGGCACCCTCTGGTGGCCCGCCGCAGCAGCAACCCACCATGGCCCAGCAGGCCCCTGCACCGGGGCCACCCGTCCACAGCAGCGAAGCCCAACTCATCTCCTTTGATTAA
- the HGS gene encoding hepatocyte growth factor-regulated tyrosine kinase substrate isoform X2, giving the protein MGRGSGTFERLLDKATSHLLLETDWESILQICDLIRQGDTQAKYAVSSIKKKVNDKNPHVALYALEVMESVVKNCGQTVHDEVANKQTMEELKELLKRQVEVSVRSKILYLIQAWAHAFRNEPKYKVVQDTYQILKVEGHVFPEFKESDAMFAAERAPDWVDAEECHRCRVQFGVVTRKHHCRACGQIFCGKCSSKYSTIPKFGIEKEVRVCEPCYEQLNKKSEGKAASTTELPPEYLTSPLSQQSQLPPKRDETALQEEEELQLALALSQSEAEEKERMNSSAPLAEDIDPELARYLNRNYWEKKQEDARRSPTPSAPAPMTEPTTQPGEGHTAPTATLETSLPEVDSQPMTSSSGPYSEQYQNGESEESHEQFLKALQNAVTTFVNRMKSNHVRGRSITNDSAVLSLFQSINGMHPQLLELLNHLDERRLYYEGLQDKLAQIRDARGALSALREEHREKLRRAAEEAERQRQIQLAQKLEIMRQKKQEYLEVQRQLAIQRLQEQEKERQMRLEQQKQTIQMRAQMPAFSLPYAQLQAMPAAGGVLYQPSGPTTYPGTFSPASSVEGSPMHTLYMSQPAAAASGPYPSMPAAGADPSMVSAYMYPAGATTAQAAPQGPTGPTASPAYSSYQPTPTQAYQTVASQAPQSLPAMPQPPQSGAMGYLGSQSVSMSYQPYSMQNLMTTLPSQDTSMQPAQQAYITAQQPLYQQVAPSGGPPQQQPTMAQQAPAPGPPVHSSEAQLISFD; this is encoded by the exons ATGGGGCGCGGCAGCGGCACCTTCGAGCGTTTGCTAG ACAAAGCAACCAGTCACCTTCTACTGGAGACCGACTGGGAGTCCATCCTGCAGATCTGTGATCTGATCCGCCAGGGGGACACACA AGCAAAATATGCTGTTAGTTCCATCAAGAAGAAAGTCAATGATAAGAACCCGCATGTGGCCTTGTACGCCCTAGAG GTCATGGAGTCTGTGGTGAAGAACTGTGGGCAAACAGTGCACGACGAGGTGGCCAACAAGCAGACCATGGAGGAGCTCAAGGAGCTGCTCAAG CGGCAGGTGGAAGTCAGTGTGCGCAGCAAGATCCTCTACCTGATCCAGGCCTGGGCACATGCTTTCCGCAACGAGCCCAAGTACAAGGTGGTGCAGGACACCTACCAGATCCTGAAGGTGGAAG GACACGTCTTCCCAGAGTTCAAAGAGAGCGATGCCATGTTTGCTGCAGAAAGA GCTCCCGACTGGGTGGATGCTGAAGAGTGTCACCGCTGCAGGGTACAATTTGGGGTGGTGACTCGCAAG CACCACTGCCGTGCGTGCGGCCAGATCTTCTGCGGCAAGTGCTCCTCCAAGTACTCCACTATCCCCAAGTTTGGCATCGAGAAGGAGGTGCGTGTTTGCGAGCCCTGCTACGAGCAGCTGAACAA GAAGTCAGAAGGGAAGGCTGCCTCCACCACTGAGCTGCCCCCGGAATACCTGACCAGCCCCCTGTCCCAGCAGTCCCAG CTACCCCCCAAGAGGGATGAGACAGCTctccaggaggaagaggagctgcAGCTGGCATTGGCCCTGTCGCAGTCAGAGgctgaggagaaggagaggatg AACTCGTCAGCGCCCCTGGCTGAGGACATTGACCCAGAG CTCGCCAGGTACCTCAACCGCAACTACTGGGAAAAGAAGCAGGAGGATGCCCGCAGGAGCCCCACACCATCTGCACCTGCACCCATGACAGAGCCTACCACCCAGCCTGGGGAGGGGCACACGGCCCCCACTGCCACACTGGAG ACCTCCCTTCCAGAAGTGGACTCCCAGCCCATGACTTCCTCCAGTGGCCCCTATAGTGAG CAATACCAGAATGGGGAGTCTGAGGAGAGCCATGAGCAGTTCCTGAAGGCCTTGCAGAATGCTGTCACCACCTTCGTCAATCGCATGAAGAGCAACCACGTCCGAGGCCGCAGCATCACCAATGACTCGGCTGTGCTCTCGCTCTTCCAGTCCATCAATGGCATGCACCCCCAGCTCCTCGAGCTGCTCAACCATCTGGATGAGCGCAGGC TGTACTATGAGGGGCTGCAGGACAAGCTGGCACAGATCCGCGATGCCCGAGGGGCCCTCAGCGCCCTGCGGGAGGAGCACCGGGAGAAACTGCGCAGGGCTGCCGAGGAGGCCGAGCGCCAGCGCCAGATCCAACTGGCTCAGAAGCTGGAGATCATGCGGCAGAAGAAGCAG GAATACCTGGAGGTGCAGAGGCAGCTGGCCATCCAGCGGCTACAGGAGCAAGAAAAGGAGCGGCAGATGCGCCTGGAGCAACAGAAGCAGACCATCCAGATGCGGGCCCAAATGCCAGCCTTCTCGCTGCCCTATGCCCAG CTCCAGGCCATGCCTGCGGCAGGGGGCGTGCTGTACCAGCCCTCGGGTCCCACAACCTACCCAGGTACCTTCAGCCCGGCCAGCTCAGTGGAAGGCTCCCCCATGCACACCCTGTACATGAGCCAGCCCGCCGCAGCCGCCAGTGGCCCCTACCCTAGCATGCCTGCTGCTGGAGCAG ACCCCAGCATGGTGAGTGCCTACATGTACCCTGCGGGAGCCACCACTGCCCAAGCTGCCCCACAGGGCCCCACTGGACCCACAGCCAGCCCAGCATACTCGTCCTACCAGCCCACTCCCACACAGGCCTACCAG ACTGTGGCCTCACAGGCCCCGCAGAGCCTCCCGGCcatgccccagcccccacagtctGGTGCCATGGGCTACCTGGGGAGCCAGTCTGTATCCATGAGCTACCAGCCTTACAGCATGCAG aaTCTCATGACCACCCTCCCCAGCCAAGACACATCGATGCAGCCTGCACAGCAGGCCTACATCACTGCGCAGCAGCCCCTGTACCAGCAG GTGGCACCCTCTGGTGGCCCGCCGCAGCAGCAACCCACCATGGCCCAGCAGGCCCCTGCACCGGGGCCACCCGTCCACAGCAGCGAAGCCCAACTCATCTCCTTTGATTAA
- the ARL16 gene encoding ADP-ribosylation factor-like protein 16 isoform X4, which yields MFLLLGPSGVGKTLLVKRLQTILSRVWEWGVRGRGLRFGGWRTKSRVLRGPTAVPVLDCPAQLSSQDGKGDLGEPPPTWPTVGDSLPQLGWSRDALGKRAGLERDPGSRLEGWSGLPALGRVPCKIAPMWFSPQVGTNLTDIVAQRKVTIRELGGCMGPIWSSYFGDCHALL from the exons ATGTTTCTCTTGCTGGGACCGTCCGGAGTCGGGAAGACGCTGCTGGTGAAGCGCCTGCAGACTATCCTTTCGCGAGTCTGGGAGTGGGGCGTGCGGGGACGGGGACTTAGGTTTGGGGGGTGGCGGACAAAGTCGAGGGTGTTGCGGGGTCCGACGGCCGTTCCAGTCCTTGACTGCCCCGCACAGCTGAGCTCCCAGGACGGGAAGGGCGACCTGGGCGAGCCGCCCCCGACGTGGCCCACGGTAGGCGACAGCCTTCCGCAACTTGGGTGGAGTCGTGACGCCCTCGGGAAACGAGCGGGACTGGAGAGGGATCCCGGCTCCAGGCTGGAGGGTTGGTCCGGGCTACCAGCTCTCGGGAGGGTCCCCTGCAAGATTGCACCCATGTGGTTTTCCCCCCAGGTGGGCACCAACCTGACGGACATCGTGGCCCAGAGGAAGGTCACCATCCGGGAGCTGGGGGGATGCATGGGCCCCATTTGGTCCAGTTACTTTGGGGACTGCCACGCTCTCCTG TGA
- the ARL16 gene encoding ADP-ribosylation factor-like protein 16 isoform X2 produces MFLLLGPSGVGKTLLVKRLQTILSRVWEWGVRGRGLRFGGWRTKSRVLRGPTAVPVLDCPAQLSSQDGKGDLGEPPPTWPTVGDSLPQLGWSRDALGKRAGLERDPGSRLEGWSGLPALGRVPCKIAPMWFSPQFMVDTSNPTQLSVSCAQLLGLLSAEQLAGASVLILFNKIDLPCYMSTEEMKSLLRLPDIIACATQNISTVEISARKGTGLPGVLRWLQDTHRSHV; encoded by the exons ATGTTTCTCTTGCTGGGACCGTCCGGAGTCGGGAAGACGCTGCTGGTGAAGCGCCTGCAGACTATCCTTTCGCGAGTCTGGGAGTGGGGCGTGCGGGGACGGGGACTTAGGTTTGGGGGGTGGCGGACAAAGTCGAGGGTGTTGCGGGGTCCGACGGCCGTTCCAGTCCTTGACTGCCCCGCACAGCTGAGCTCCCAGGACGGGAAGGGCGACCTGGGCGAGCCGCCCCCGACGTGGCCCACGGTAGGCGACAGCCTTCCGCAACTTGGGTGGAGTCGTGACGCCCTCGGGAAACGAGCGGGACTGGAGAGGGATCCCGGCTCCAGGCTGGAGGGTTGGTCCGGGCTACCAGCTCTCGGGAGGGTCCCCTGCAAGATTGCACCCATGTGGTTTTCCCCCCAG TTTATGGTGGATACCTCGAACCCCACCCAGCTGTCTGTATCCTGCGCACAACTCTTGGGTCTCCTTTCAGCAGAACAACTGGCAGGAGCATCTGTCCTGATACTCTTCAATAAAAT TGACCTGCCCTGCTACATGAGCACAGAGGAGATGAAGTCTTTGCTCAGGCTTCCTGACATCATTGCCTGCGCCACACAGAACATCAGCACAGTAGAAATCAGCGCCCGGAAAGGCACCGGCTTGCCAGGGGTGCTCCGCTGGCTCCAGGACACCCACAGGAGCCATGTGTGA
- the ARL16 gene encoding ADP-ribosylation factor-like protein 16 isoform X1 yields MFLLLGPSGVGKTLLVKRLQTILSRVWEWGVRGRGLRFGGWRTKSRVLRGPTAVPVLDCPAQLSSQDGKGDLGEPPPTWPTVGDSLPQLGWSRDALGKRAGLERDPGSRLEGWSGLPALGRVPCKIAPMWFSPQVGTNLTDIVAQRKVTIRELGGCMGPIWSSYFGDCHALLFMVDTSNPTQLSVSCAQLLGLLSAEQLAGASVLILFNKIDLPCYMSTEEMKSLLRLPDIIACATQNISTVEISARKGTGLPGVLRWLQDTHRSHV; encoded by the exons ATGTTTCTCTTGCTGGGACCGTCCGGAGTCGGGAAGACGCTGCTGGTGAAGCGCCTGCAGACTATCCTTTCGCGAGTCTGGGAGTGGGGCGTGCGGGGACGGGGACTTAGGTTTGGGGGGTGGCGGACAAAGTCGAGGGTGTTGCGGGGTCCGACGGCCGTTCCAGTCCTTGACTGCCCCGCACAGCTGAGCTCCCAGGACGGGAAGGGCGACCTGGGCGAGCCGCCCCCGACGTGGCCCACGGTAGGCGACAGCCTTCCGCAACTTGGGTGGAGTCGTGACGCCCTCGGGAAACGAGCGGGACTGGAGAGGGATCCCGGCTCCAGGCTGGAGGGTTGGTCCGGGCTACCAGCTCTCGGGAGGGTCCCCTGCAAGATTGCACCCATGTGGTTTTCCCCCCAGGTGGGCACCAACCTGACGGACATCGTGGCCCAGAGGAAGGTCACCATCCGGGAGCTGGGGGGATGCATGGGCCCCATTTGGTCCAGTTACTTTGGGGACTGCCACGCTCTCCTG TTTATGGTGGATACCTCGAACCCCACCCAGCTGTCTGTATCCTGCGCACAACTCTTGGGTCTCCTTTCAGCAGAACAACTGGCAGGAGCATCTGTCCTGATACTCTTCAATAAAAT TGACCTGCCCTGCTACATGAGCACAGAGGAGATGAAGTCTTTGCTCAGGCTTCCTGACATCATTGCCTGCGCCACACAGAACATCAGCACAGTAGAAATCAGCGCCCGGAAAGGCACCGGCTTGCCAGGGGTGCTCCGCTGGCTCCAGGACACCCACAGGAGCCATGTGTGA
- the ARL16 gene encoding ADP-ribosylation factor-like protein 16 isoform X3, protein MFLLLGPSGVGKTLLVKRLQTILSRVWEWGVRGRGLRFGGWRTKSRVLRGPTAVPVLDCPAQLSSQDGKGDLGEPPPTWPTVGTNLTDIVAQRKVTIRELGGCMGPIWSSYFGDCHALLFMVDTSNPTQLSVSCAQLLGLLSAEQLAGASVLILFNKIDLPCYMSTEEMKSLLRLPDIIACATQNISTVEISARKGTGLPGVLRWLQDTHRSHV, encoded by the exons ATGTTTCTCTTGCTGGGACCGTCCGGAGTCGGGAAGACGCTGCTGGTGAAGCGCCTGCAGACTATCCTTTCGCGAGTCTGGGAGTGGGGCGTGCGGGGACGGGGACTTAGGTTTGGGGGGTGGCGGACAAAGTCGAGGGTGTTGCGGGGTCCGACGGCCGTTCCAGTCCTTGACTGCCCCGCACAGCTGAGCTCCCAGGACGGGAAGGGCGACCTGGGCGAGCCGCCCCCGACGTGGCCCACG GTGGGCACCAACCTGACGGACATCGTGGCCCAGAGGAAGGTCACCATCCGGGAGCTGGGGGGATGCATGGGCCCCATTTGGTCCAGTTACTTTGGGGACTGCCACGCTCTCCTG TTTATGGTGGATACCTCGAACCCCACCCAGCTGTCTGTATCCTGCGCACAACTCTTGGGTCTCCTTTCAGCAGAACAACTGGCAGGAGCATCTGTCCTGATACTCTTCAATAAAAT TGACCTGCCCTGCTACATGAGCACAGAGGAGATGAAGTCTTTGCTCAGGCTTCCTGACATCATTGCCTGCGCCACACAGAACATCAGCACAGTAGAAATCAGCGCCCGGAAAGGCACCGGCTTGCCAGGGGTGCTCCGCTGGCTCCAGGACACCCACAGGAGCCATGTGTGA